The Erythrobacter sp. Alg231-14 genome has a segment encoding these proteins:
- the rpoZ gene encoding DNA-directed RNA polymerase subunit omega translates to MARVTVEDCVDKIPNRFDLVLLAAQRAREISGGSELTLDRDRDKNPVVALREVAEQTVKPKELKESLVTGLQKILPDDEDDADEIGSLSQSAEALRITASAPTRSTSIGADYEG, encoded by the coding sequence ATGGCACGCGTTACCGTTGAAGATTGCGTCGATAAGATTCCAAATCGTTTCGACCTTGTTTTGCTCGCCGCACAGCGCGCGCGCGAAATCTCTGGCGGCAGCGAACTGACGTTGGACCGCGACCGTGATAAGAACCCGGTTGTCGCGCTTCGCGAAGTCGCCGAACAAACGGTGAAGCCGAAAGAGCTGAAAGAATCGCTCGTCACCGGCCTTCAGAAAATCCTTCCTGATGACGAAGATGACGCCGATGAAATCGGTTCACTCAGCCAATCGGCTGAAGCTTTGCGGATCACGGCAAGCGCTCCGACGCGTTCGACATCAATCGGCGCCGATTACGAAGGGTAA
- a CDS encoding replicative DNA helicase produces the protein MAEPEKLSLVSDETGAARKLPSNVEAEAAFLGAVLIDNRVIEELQTPIMPHHFFEPLHERIYMRILALIERNATASPVTLRPHFEADEALKELGGPKYLAQLTANGAGLLAPRELAQQIYDLALLRELVSVGRGLVEGALDTSEETDPMDRISQAEADLFKVAEGAATGNEASSFRDAALTAIKMVEAAMNSGGGLSGKTTGLATIDQKTAGLHDSDLIILAGRPGMGKTALATNIAFNCAEAHLKWERDGGEFNYGAPAAFFSLEMSADQLATRILAEQAEISSEALRSGKMSRDDFQNLSLASQRLAELPLYIDDTPALTIGGLRTRARRLKRRHDIGLIVVDYLQLLQGSGRANDNRVNEISEISRGLKTLAKELSVPVIALSQLSRAVEQREDKRPMLSDLRESGSIEQDADMVWFVYRDDYYLESSRPDVPDGSSPPEAVEKYRAWEEQYEQIKNKAAVNVAKQRHGSTGNVPLLFQSEFTKFTSPNMRDYSSWDEG, from the coding sequence ATGGCTGAACCCGAAAAACTCTCTCTCGTCTCCGACGAAACCGGCGCGGCGCGCAAACTGCCTTCCAATGTGGAGGCTGAGGCTGCGTTTTTGGGCGCTGTTTTGATTGATAATCGGGTGATCGAGGAACTGCAGACCCCGATCATGCCACACCACTTCTTTGAACCGCTGCATGAGCGGATCTATATGCGCATCCTCGCCTTGATCGAACGCAACGCGACGGCATCGCCGGTAACCCTGCGCCCTCATTTCGAAGCGGATGAAGCGTTGAAGGAATTGGGCGGCCCCAAATATCTCGCGCAATTGACTGCGAACGGTGCCGGTCTTTTGGCTCCACGCGAATTGGCCCAACAGATTTATGATCTCGCCTTGCTTAGAGAATTGGTGAGCGTTGGGCGCGGCTTGGTCGAGGGGGCGCTCGACACGTCCGAAGAGACCGACCCAATGGACCGCATCTCTCAGGCGGAAGCCGATCTGTTTAAAGTCGCCGAAGGAGCGGCCACAGGCAACGAAGCGTCCAGCTTTCGTGATGCCGCCCTAACCGCGATCAAGATGGTCGAGGCCGCGATGAATTCGGGCGGCGGCCTTTCGGGTAAAACCACGGGCTTGGCCACAATCGACCAGAAAACCGCCGGATTGCATGATTCCGATCTTATCATCTTGGCCGGTCGTCCGGGGATGGGAAAGACCGCATTGGCCACCAATATCGCATTCAATTGCGCCGAAGCGCATCTTAAATGGGAACGTGATGGCGGCGAGTTCAATTACGGTGCACCCGCCGCGTTTTTCAGTTTGGAGATGAGCGCCGATCAGCTTGCGACGCGTATTTTGGCCGAACAGGCAGAAATCAGCTCAGAGGCGCTGCGCAGCGGTAAAATGAGCCGCGACGATTTTCAAAACCTCTCCCTTGCCAGTCAACGTTTGGCAGAATTGCCGCTCTATATTGATGACACGCCTGCCCTTACCATTGGTGGCCTGCGCACCCGGGCGCGGCGGTTGAAGAGACGGCACGACATCGGATTGATCGTCGTCGATTACCTCCAACTGCTTCAAGGCTCTGGCCGGGCCAACGACAATCGGGTCAACGAGATTTCGGAAATCAGTCGCGGGCTCAAAACCCTTGCGAAAGAGCTGAGTGTGCCGGTGATTGCGCTATCTCAGCTAAGCCGTGCGGTGGAACAACGCGAAGACAAGCGCCCGATGTTGTCCGATTTGCGGGAATCGGGTTCGATTGAGCAAGACGCCGACATGGTCTGGTTTGTGTACCGGGACGATTATTATCTGGAATCATCCCGCCCAGATGTACCCGATGGCAGCAGCCCGCCCGAAGCGGTGGAGAAATACCGGGCATGGGAAGAACAATACGAGCAGATCAAAAACAAAGCCGCGGTCAATGTCGCGAAACAGCGCCATGGTTCCACCGGGAACGTGCCGTTGCTGTTCCAAAGCGAGTTCACGAAATTCACCTCACCCAACATGCGCGACTATTCGAGCTGGGACGAAGGGTAA
- a CDS encoding DUF3667 domain-containing protein, giving the protein MTEIGEGIGGVVEAAMVGRAVEPNTGNTDDPSGANADTQSCANCSAPVSGNFCSNCGQKVNLHRTLSAIGHDLLHGVLHLDGKLWHTLPLLTFRPGSLTRRYIDGQRARFVSPMAMFLFSVFAMFAIFQMLGLSTPTDLSADDAIEQLEAASVEALEAEEARLQSELDELVEGGNVTVVTSREDLERNLAVTQRLLGTARGEEVTVEDDQFDLRNLDVNLTGNEFFDNAVTKKWRENPSLMLYKLQANGYKFSWLLIPLSLPSVWLLFFWRRRFKAYDHAVFVTYSLAFMSLFFIALSLAGASGLTLGWGWAIFAIVVPLHIYKQLRGTYSLSRFSAIWRLFALQFSILFILLVFLQLLLLLGAF; this is encoded by the coding sequence ATGACCGAAATTGGCGAAGGTATCGGCGGCGTCGTAGAGGCCGCGATGGTTGGCCGAGCGGTCGAACCGAACACCGGCAATACAGATGACCCCTCCGGCGCAAACGCTGACACACAATCATGTGCGAACTGCAGCGCGCCGGTTTCGGGAAATTTCTGTTCAAATTGCGGTCAAAAGGTCAATTTGCATCGCACACTTTCCGCGATCGGCCATGACTTGCTGCACGGTGTCCTGCACCTTGATGGAAAGTTGTGGCACACGCTCCCGCTGCTGACATTTCGCCCGGGATCCCTCACGCGGCGATACATTGACGGGCAACGGGCCCGTTTCGTCAGCCCAATGGCGATGTTCCTGTTTAGCGTTTTTGCGATGTTCGCGATATTTCAAATGCTCGGCCTGTCGACGCCCACCGATCTTAGTGCGGACGATGCGATCGAACAGTTGGAGGCCGCCTCCGTCGAAGCCCTGGAGGCCGAGGAAGCAAGGCTCCAGAGCGAATTGGATGAATTGGTCGAAGGGGGCAACGTGACGGTGGTTACCTCACGAGAGGACCTTGAGCGCAATCTTGCGGTGACACAGCGCCTATTGGGTACCGCACGGGGAGAAGAAGTCACCGTAGAGGATGACCAGTTTGACCTAAGAAATCTGGACGTAAATCTCACGGGGAATGAGTTTTTCGACAATGCCGTGACCAAGAAGTGGCGCGAGAACCCCAGCCTGATGCTGTATAAATTACAGGCGAATGGCTATAAGTTCAGCTGGCTTCTCATTCCGCTTTCCCTGCCTTCGGTTTGGTTGCTTTTCTTTTGGCGGCGCCGATTCAAGGCGTACGATCACGCGGTTTTTGTGACCTACTCGCTCGCGTTTATGTCGTTGTTCTTTATCGCTTTGTCGCTTGCAGGGGCGAGCGGCCTGACGTTGGGTTGGGGGTGGGCCATTTTCGCAATTGTCGTGCCGCTTCACATCTATAAGCAGCTAAGAGGGACATACAGCCTCTCTCGATTTTCGGCGATATGGCGACTTTTCGCGCTGCAGTTCTCAATCCTGTTTATCCTGCTCGTATTCTTACAGCTGCTGTTGTTGCTTGGTGCATTCTGA
- a CDS encoding AAA family ATPase, translated as MASIAIYSVKGGVGKTTFSVNLAWCAASISRRETLLWDLDPANGSGFLLGVEPKKKRDAQSVFDLDRDPSKLIQKTDYSKLHLLPADESIRTLDRQFDRIGKKKRLAKLVDGLSKDYDRILFDCPPVLNEVSAQVMRAADLVIVPLPPSPLSARAFDQVVKEVLGSGKKHPPILPVMSMIDMRRSLHKQARESNPTWPVVPLASAIEQCAVEQRPVGAFAPRSPASRAFAQLWTAIERKLATL; from the coding sequence ATGGCTTCGATTGCAATTTACAGCGTGAAGGGCGGAGTGGGAAAGACCACATTCTCCGTAAATCTTGCGTGGTGCGCAGCGAGCATTTCACGCCGAGAGACACTCTTATGGGACCTCGATCCGGCCAATGGGTCGGGATTTCTTTTAGGGGTTGAGCCAAAGAAGAAACGCGATGCCCAAAGCGTCTTTGATCTGGACCGCGATCCTAGCAAACTGATCCAGAAGACCGATTATTCCAAACTGCACCTGCTTCCGGCAGACGAGAGCATTCGCACGCTCGATCGCCAATTTGATCGCATCGGCAAGAAGAAACGGTTGGCCAAGTTGGTCGACGGTTTGAGCAAGGATTACGATCGCATCCTATTCGATTGCCCACCTGTCCTTAATGAAGTGAGCGCCCAAGTGATGCGCGCGGCCGACCTTGTTATTGTTCCCTTGCCGCCATCTCCGCTTTCCGCGCGCGCATTTGATCAAGTGGTCAAGGAAGTTCTCGGAAGCGGCAAGAAACACCCGCCGATCCTGCCGGTGATGTCGATGATAGACATGCGACGTTCGCTCCACAAACAAGCGCGCGAATCCAATCCAACATGGCCGGTCGTGCCGTTGGCGAGCGCAATCGAGCAATGCGCGGTCGAACAAAGGCCGGTTGGCGCCTTCGCTCCCCGCTCCCCTGCATCGCGCGCGTTCGCTCAGCTTTGGACAGCTATAGAGCGAAAACTCGCCACTTTGTGA